The Calothrix sp. PCC 7507 DNA segment GAACTGAAACAGTCTCCGCAACAACAAACCTACTTTGATCTGATGCAAGAAGGCGTCTGTCTGCGGCTGATTCCCCTTTCCACTCCCTCCCAAGAACGTAGAGATCGCAATTTGAACGTCAGCGCCATAGAAGCGATGATGGAGCAAGTACTCTCAGCCAAATGGGATGCGGAATTTGATGATGATACCTCTGATTCGTTCTAATATCATTAGTTATTGGTCATTGGTCAAGGGTCATTTGTAAAGAGTCAACCCTTCGGCTACGCTCAGGGCAAGAGGTCAAGATTTATCAGTAATTTCTCCCCCTGCTCCCTGCTCCCTGTCCTATGCCCCATGCCCTATGCCCTATTCCCCATAATTTATTTTTGCTTTGAGTGATAACTTTTCTTTTCAATGTCTAGCTCAGTGCAGCCAGACAAAAGCTAGGGCTGGGGTGTTCTTTACACCTCATGGCCCTGTAGAAACTCCCAGATTTATGCCGGTGGGGACGCTGGCGAATGTCAAAACTGTGACTCCAGCCCAACTTAAGGACACTGGGGCACAAATGGTATTATCTAATACTTATCATCTCCACATCCAACCAGGGGAATCGATCGTGGCTGGAGGTGGTGGATTGCATAAGTTTATGGGTTGGCACGGGCCGATGCTCACCGATTCTGGTGGGTTTCAGGTCTTCAGCCTCAGTGAAATGCGAAAAATTACAGAAGAAGGTGTAACGTTTCGCTCACCACACGATGGACAAATTATCAATTTAACACCAGAACGCTCCATTGGAATCCAAAATACTCTGGGAGCAGATGTAATTATGGCGTTTGATGAGTGTCCACCTTACCCCGCAACTCGCCAAGAGGTAGAAGCTGCAACTGAGCGGACTTACCGCTGGCTAGAACGCTGTACTGTCGCCCATAAACGCAGCGATCAAGCGTTGTTTGGCATTGTGCAAGGTGGTGTGTATCTAGATTTACGCTCCCAAGCCGCTTTAGCGCTAGCTAAGTTAGATTTGCCAGGATATGCCATTGGTGGCGTGAGTGTGGGAGAACCAGTAGAATTGATGGCACAGATCGTGCAAACTACAGCACCACTGCTACCACCCGACAAGCCGCGTTACTTGATGGGTGTAGGGACATATCGGGAGATGGCGATCGCCATTGCTTCTGGTGTAGATTTATTTGACTGCGTAATTCCTACCCGCTGGGCTAGGCATGGTACAGCGATGGTGCAGGGCGATCGCTGGAATTTGAAAAATGCTAAATTTCGTGAAGATTTTGCCCCATTAGATGAAACTTGTCCATGTTATGCATGTCAAAACTTTAGCCGTGCTTACATATCTCATTTAGTGCGATCGCAAGAAATTTTAGCCTACACCTTGTTGAGTATCCACAACATCACAGAACTAATTCGCTTTACCCAAAAAATCCGCGAGGCAATATTAAGCGATCGCTTTGCCACAGAATTTGGTCACTGGCTCAATTGAATCATGGAAAATGAGAAACGACTCCCGACTCCCGACAAATAACCAATACCTCGGCTCCGCTCGGTACAAGTGACAAATGACAAATAACCGATGACCAATACCCAATCCATGTTACGATACATCTCAATTATGAATGCTGTGTTGGATAGGTGGATTTAAACAAACATGGAAGCAGCACTTTTATTAGCAAAACTGCCCGAAGCTTACCAAATCTTTGACCCTTTGGTAGACGTTCTGCCAATTATTCCGGTCTTCTTCTTGTTGCTAGCTTTTGTTTGGCAAGCAGCTGTGGGTTTTAGGTAAGCCAGTCTATTGACTATCTCCTGGACAGGTATCTCACCTGTCCTATTTTTTTGTCACATCAACTTCTCAAAACTTGATACTTCTTCATATTTTGTAATAACTTAATATAAGAAAGTAATACGGTATATCAAACCATGTAAACACAAAGCTGTAAGCCACACTTACAGTTAAGGAGGAATCAATATGGGTAATATCAAATTCGTTAAAGAAAATAAAGAAATCATCGCTGCAGACGGGGCTAACCTCCGGCTCAAAGCAATACAAAATGGCATTGACATTTATACAATATTTGGCAAGATGACGAATTGCGGTGGCTACGGACAGTGTGGCACTTGCATCGTGGAAGTAGTCGAAGGGATAGACAATCTTTCTCCCCGCACAGATGTAGAGAACAAGAAGTTGAAAAAAAAGCCTGAAAATTACCGCCTTGCTTGCCAAACTTTAGTAAATGGGCCAGTTAGCGTGGTAACGAAGCCTTAAGCATTTGAGTTCAGCGGTCATGGCTGGCAATTGCATCTAGCCAAGCACTAAAAGGACTGCCAGTATTGAGTTGCCTCTTTTTGAATTGTGAATTGATAAACTCTGTCATCGATGATGCTATTCTAATGTTGTTGACTGGAAATTTAAGAGAGGCTTTATTGCCATGCAAGTTAATGACCTAGGGTTCGTAGCGAGCATTCTGTTCGTACTAGTTCCCTCTGTGTTTTTGTTAATTCTGTACATTCAAACTGCCAGCCGCGAAGGTAAAAAAGATAGTTAATACGTTGTCTATAAAATAAAAACCCCTACACTCTTCGTGCAGGGGTTTTTCGTTGGTCAACAGCTAAGTTGATTTTGACCAAGAAGAATTCAGGAGCCAAAATACAGAAAAGGGATGCTGTAGGAGTGGTTGATGAATCTTGCTTTCCAATCGCCGACTTGAAATGCGCGTGAAAAAAGAAAAATTTCCATTTTGAAGCGAATATCTACCCTGCACTAACATTCTGAATTCTGCCTTCTGACTCCTTCTCATCTTAAGCGACTGTACGCGCCAACAATACAGGACAAGTAGCATTGACTCGGACGTAATCAGACAAAGATGCACCTATTAGTCTGTCTATATCAACAAAATTCTTGGCCACCGATGGACGACGATCTGGAGAACCCAACAACAATAAGTCTGTGCTTAACTGCTCCGCCAAACGACAAATTTCTTCACCTGGTTTGCCACTGCTGATGAAACAACGAGTTTGAATTCCCAGTCTTTCTGCTTGTGCAGCTGCTGCAGCCAAAACAGAATTTTTTTCCGGGGTAATTTCATTGACTTCAGATGATTTACCACGCAAATCTGTAGTCACATTAGCCAAAATTAGCTGACCACCCTGAATATCTCTTAGTAAAAATAGAGCTAAATTCAAGCAGTTCTTTGCTGAATCAGAGTTGTCAATTGCCACCATAATGCGCTTAATTCTTTTGACATAAATGTCGTCTTTTACCAGCAACATGGGGCGAGAAGACAATTGAAAAACATACTGACTCACGGAGTTTGATAAAATCGATTGCAGTCGCTTGAGTCCGCGTGAACCCATGATAATTAAGTCAGCATCAATTTCATCAGCTACCTGGCAAACCACACTTTTGGGATCGCCTTGCCGTAAAATTGAAGAAACTTGACTCGGATCTAAGTTCAAAGACTGAATTGCATTAGCCAAGATTTTGCCGCCTTCTTCCCACTTCTCTGTCATGGCAGTAGCGTTAGATTGAGCGGGAACAACGTGCAAAACTGTAACTTTTGCAGACTGGATTGATGGCACTTCTTTCAATGTTTTGAGCATCTCTTCTGCGTGCCCTAATCCAGAGACAGCCAGCAAAATTCTCTCTATCATCTTACGTCTTGTTGTTAAGGTTGCTTTGGTTTTTGCTCTTACGAATTAGCTCGGCCAGGATTTTTGCTACCTTGCTGAACAACCTAGTAAGTCATGCCGCACAAATTAACTTCATAGTTGATAGTCAATACTTTACTAATTAGAAGCATTGAAATATAAAGTTTATTTGCACTTAGTTACTTAAGATTTTCAACTAGGCTTCGATGATTAAGCATACTCTCAATTTAGCCTGCTCAACTTAATGAATTATGATATTAGTTATTATTTTTAATCTATGTTAACCTTTGTTCATTAAAGGTTAGTTAAGTATTGCAAAGAAGCACTAGAAAAAGTAGGTTGATTATATCAGTTTTAGAGTTTGTTTCTAAATTTTTAGGAAATTTTAAAGATAAATTATTGTGTATTTATAGATTGTTTATGATGTTCAGATTCCCGACTTCTATAAGAAGTGGGGGATCTCGCAGCCCAACAAAACAGCCATTGTCTCAACGCCACACATAAAGCCTGTTTTACTCCTGAATTCTGCCGTATCAGGATTTGAGCTACTCTGTCTATACTTAGTGCGACTTTCAGGATTGAGGTAGCAAGTGTAACTGGTGGCGATCGCATAATCAATCGCTGTCGGCTGACGATCACAAATTAATGTATTTAGTAATACATTTGGCTGTCACAAGTCTTCTGTAAAATAGTGATTATGCAGGAGATATATTTTACAAGTAAGGAAGCGGCAGAAATTACTGGCTGTACTCTCCGCCAGTTGCAGTATTGGCGAGATAAGGGTGTCTTAACCCCTGGTATCAGTGATGTGGGCAATGGGCGTACTATTTATTACTCCCAGTCTAGTTTGGTAGAACTGGCAGCAATGGTATATTGGCTGTCTGTGGGTTTAAGCCTAGATCTGGCTTGTGAAACTCTCAAAAATCTGAAATACGCAGAACCAGATTTGTTTATTTCGGGTAAAGGTAAGCGTTTTATGCTGTTACAGGAAACACCGGAGACAGCACTTACCCTTGTCGAATATGACAGAGAAAGGGCGATCGCATTTCTCGACGCAGGTAAACCTGTGATTCCCGTATGGCTAGATGTGATTTATCACCAGTTGTTGCAGAAGTTGGAAAAGCAAGCTGTTAAATAAAAGAGGTAGTCAGGGGAGACGCGATGAATGGCGTACAAGAGTTATTTGGTATTGTTTCTTTGAAAAAATCGACGACGCTGACGCTGATTGTCGGGATTGGGCGATCGCAATGGTACAACTTCTGCTTCATTACTTTCTCGTGCTACTCGAATCAGCAACCCTGCAGATACTAAACTGGCAATCATGGAATTACCACCGTAACTAAACATGGGTAAGGGTAAGCCTGTAGTTGGCAGAGATCCTGTGGCGACTCCAATATGCAGCAATGATTGTCCTACCATCAAAATCATCACACCGATCGCTACTAGTCGATTTACCGGAGTTTTCGCCCTCAGTGCCACAACTAAAGCCAGGGTGGCGAATATGGCTAGCAATACTAACAACACTACACCACCAATAAAGCCAAATTCTTCGGCAAATACCGCAAAAATGAAGTCTGTGTCTTGAATTGGGAGATAAAATAGTTTTTGTTGAGAAAAACCAAACCCAGAACCCCAAGTTTCACCGGAACCAACGGCGAGTAAACTTTGCACTAGCTGATAGCCATCTCCTGTAGCGTCAGCCCAAGGATTGAGGAAGGACATCACACGTTTGCGCTGATATTCTTTGATACTAATACTGAGTACGGCTAATAGCACTCCACCAAATGCGGTTCCTCCCAGATACTTATAAGGTAGCCCAGCAGCTAGGGCAATTAGCCAAATAGTCATACCACAAAGTGCGGTTGTACTCAAGTTAGGTTGGGCGAGAATTCCTAAAAGTACAAGACCAAAAATTCCTAACCAAGTCAAGCGTATTCGCCAACTCACTCGTTCCCATTGACCAAAAAGCCTAGCACTTTGCAGTACCAAAAAGGGTTTAATCAATTCTGAAGGTTGAATTGGAATTGGCCCAATGGCTATCCAGCGCGCTGCGTCAAAGGCTTTTTTCCCTAATCCGGGGATGAGGGTGACGAAAATTAACAGCAAAAACAGAATCAAAAACCAATGGGATATCCCTAAAATTTTCCGCAAGGGGAGATTAACAATAATGTTGAAAATAACTAAAGAAACTAAGACCCAAATGATTTGACGTTTAAAGTAGTACAGCCCATCATGCTGGCGTGCATCAGCAACGGGATAAGATGCTGAAAACAGCATGATTAAGCCCACAAATAGCCAAATAAATGTTAACCAGCGCAATAATCGCGCTTCTAAAGCCCAGCTGGAGACGGAATGATCAAAAATTGGGATGATGCGGCGTAGATTCGTGAATACATTTAATTTTCCCATGTTGGAGGAGTAGGGGGATTGGGGACTGCACTTCGACTTCGCTCAGTGTCCAGGGACTGGGGATTACTGATAACTGTTAACTGTTAACTGTTCACTGATTTAATCTGATGTACTGCTTGTATAGCACCGTTAATATAAGATGGCAAAGATAGGTGTTTGTGTGGTTCGATTTGATCTAACAATTTTCTAACAGTGATGTAGATGTCTCGCAAGTTGTTTTCTGATATGGGATCGTCAATATTCTGCACCCAATAACTTTTACAAGCTCGTTTTTTTTGGCGATCGTACAATCTGGGAAAAGCCAACGCTACCAAAGGTACACCCACGGCAGCACATTCGTAAACCGTGTTATAACCCGCACCTCCGATTACAATATCGGCTGCTGCGAAACACTCAATTCCCGGATGGTGGGATATCCATAAAGCCTCTGGACAAGCTTGGGGACAAGTAGCAGCTAAAATTCTGACAGCACATTCTGGGAAATTTTGATGTAGTTGCAGTGCTAGTTGACCGAATAAAGGTAACTCTGAGATGTTACCGCCTGCACAAATCAGGATGGTTTTGATGGATTGGTCAACTTTGAGAATGTGCGATCGCATGGTGATTCTATCACTCAATTCCCAGGCATTGCGAATCAGCCAGGGTGCTGTATGTTGCACATTGGGTAAGTCACACAAGGGTAAATCTTTTCCTTCTCCCGGTACAATCACCATGTCAAAGTTTTCACGCACAAATGACCTTAATTGCTTGGCAGTAATATAACGTGGGTTAATATCGCGATGAATTAAAATCCGAGGGATGTGGCGTAACTCTGGTAGGATGTCTGCCAACTCACCCCCCAAACCCCTAGGAAATGTATCGATAATTAAGCGATCGCACTCAGTTTCGCGTAAAATTGCCTGTACTTGCAAACAAGTTGCAGAAAAACCCACGTCTTGAGGAATCGAATGCACTAAGCAATTTTCATTGTCTATTTGTTGTGCATAGGGACTATTTGTAATAATCTTAACTTTGCTTCGACTACGCTCAGTAACCATTCTTTGAGTTGCGGCAATTCTCCCCAAAGATAAAGCACGAGTTAGATGTCCCCAGCCGCTACCCAAAGCGTAAATTAACCAGGTGTTTGTCAATTTTCAATTGTCATTTGTTATTTGTCATCTGTCATTTGTTAAGACTCAATAGTCATCACCTATTGCCTATTGCCTATTACCTATTAACTAGCATCCATATTTTTTTCAAAATCACCATCTTTTTCATTTTCTAAACTCTGAGAGTCGGCTTCGGTAAAGTCTACATTACCTGTTTCTGGGTCATATGAGTAGCGTTCATGATCATCATAATATCTGCTGCCCCAATTGCCAGACCGATAATAACCATATTCTGAATAATAGGCGTAATCATGATCGTATGAATCGTTGCAGTGAGGACAGTCTGTTCTGTCGGTGCGTCCACAGGGACGTTTAAACAGGAAGCCTACCATGCGATCGCACTCCCATGATGCCGCTGTTAAGCTTACCACAATTTCACAGGAGCCGATTTCCAGGCGATCGCCATCTTTGAGGCTACAACTACTCAACTGAACACCATTAATTTTTATTCCACTGCTACTATTTTGGTCAGTAATCATTAACTCTTGATTTTGCCAATCAATCAAAGCATGGTAATCTGCTATTAAGTCATCCTGAATCACTACTCTGGAAACTCGTTGACCATCACTTTGTTGTGGCATTGCCTGAAATTTTTGCCCAATCGCCACTGGAGTTTCTAATAATGGTTCTCGGCGTTCTTCTGTGTTGGGTTCTATCCAACTTAATTGAATCTGCAAAGTTTACTTTCCTCCTGTTAAGTTTACAGCATAAGCCAGAGCCGCTTGTTGTTCGCGTGTCATCACATCAAATCCAAAGCAAGCAAATGCAATGGGTGACAAACCAGATTTTGTGGAAAAAATGGTTTTGTTAGCTGCATCTCTCAAAGAGGTTTTACCTTCTTTGACTTTCACCTGATAAACTAACTTTTTGTCTGGGCTTTGAATCTCAAAACCATCATCTTGTGCTTTAATTAGATAAATTTCCTTCTTAGCAGTATTCTGTAATTGATAATTACCATCAGGCTGCTTTTTGAGAATATATAAATCTTGCTTTTGTTCCGGATTTTTCAGCTTCCAGGAGTCTTTTTCTGTCACCACATAACCCAGAACTTTATCCGAGGAGTTTTTAATTTTAATCTGACTTGGTTTATCTGTTTTAATTTTAGCTAACTCTTGATTTTTACCATCAACTAATTTAGCCCCATCTGCTTGCTGTTTGAGAGCAAATAAATCAGAACCACCGTCAGTTTTAAATTTGATTTTCTCTGTCTTCGCAGCAACATCATTATTAGCTGGTGCTGTTTGTGAAACTTTGGGCGCTGGTGAATCTGTTACAGATTTAGCATTACTATTGCAGCCGAAGTTAGAAGCGATTAAAAAAAATAACAACAAACTTTGTAAAATCGCTATTTTCATATTTTTAATTATTTAGAAAGTAATTTTGCTAAATTTAATACTTGATATAAACTCAAAAACATCATCGTTATTGTTTGATATATTTCCTCTTGATTATCTTCGACTTGGGGAGCCATTCTGACATTCATATACATAGATTTTTCTCCTACCTCTAACCCTTTCATATAAGATAGTTTTGGTAGCTTAACTGCATTGCCTATTTCAGGCTGCAAAATTTTAACTGCTCCATAGCGACGCTGAGGATAGGTTAAATTTAAAATTACATCTAATCCTAAAGATTTTGTTTTGGTTTTATATTTATGCTTGCCACTCCTTCCGCGTTTCCAGCCATACTGAGTTTTAGATATCCCGGTTGCGGCTATTGCAAAGCGAGTTTTATCTAAAAATTGTCCTTTCACTTCTAACCACGCGTGTTGATGTTTATCTATCTTCCATCCTGACTTTTGAGGATGAGGTATAGTTTCTGTTTTATGTTCTTTGTTTCCGATTTTTTTGAAAGATAACCGCAACTCAACTTCATTACTTTTATCCATGTCTCTTGCCAGCATTTGCAGAACTTTCTTAGCTATCTCATAGCGATAGTTGCTAATGTTTAATCTGCCAAATTTTGCTCTTTTTACTAATGCATAAATTCCTGCAATTATTAAACCAATGCTAGCTAATAATAGCAAAAGCCCTACTAAACCTAATAGCCCATTATCAGTGATTAAAAAAGATGTAATGAAAATCAGTACAATTGATGCAACTGCCGCTAAAAAGCAGTAAAGTGCTTGTTTGCCATATTTCTTTTGTTGTATTTCGGCTAATTTGTCTAGTGATGAAATTTCCTGTAACTCAGCTATAACATTACTAACTGGTGCTTTTACTTCATAAATTAGGTTTTTCCGGAATTGTTTTAATTCAATCGGCATGTTATTTAGTCTCGTAAATAAGCAATAATGTTTCCCGATATGTTAGGAAAATTTGATTTTTTGAGAGGTTAATGGTGTTCAGATCCCCGAATTCTAGAACAAGTCGGGGATCTCGCAGCCCTACGAATTAATATAAAATTGCTATTCTAGACAAAACCTATACAAGCTCGCCGTCAGTATAACAAACGCAAAATTCAGTGTCAACGAGATTTATAGATGTTAATAGATCAACCAAAAATAGCCTATATTGCCTTTGATACCGTTCCCGCACCGAAAGGCGCAGCGATACATATTGCGGCTTTTGCTATTGCCTTAGCAACAACTTTTCCTAAAATTCAGTTAGTGACAGTTTCTCCCACAACGAATAGCAAAGAAGGTGATGAAATTTTCGCGCAAGTGATGCAAACAATATTACCTGCTATCGGCGATAATTTGATTACTCGCATTTTGTATTTTCGTCGTTTGTTGCAGGTATGGTTACAAGGCAGGCGATTTGAAGTAGTGCAAATCCGCTCTATTTATGAAGGCTGGGAAATTGCTCTTAATAAAAAAAAATATTGCGATCGCCTGATTTTTGAAGTTAACGGCTTACCCTCAATTGAACTAAAATATCGTTATCCTGATGTGGCTGATGATCGGGAATTGCTGCATAAATTATATTCCCAAGAACAAATTTGTTTAACAGCCGCCGATTTAATTATCACACCCAGCGGTGTTACCGGTGAATATCTTCAAAGTAGAGGCGTAGCACCCGAGAAAATTCGGGTAATTCCTAACGGTGTAAATTTAAATATATTTACAAATGATGAACATAACCACATAGATTTATTTGCGTCACCTACCTTAAAAATGATTTATTTTGGCACGCTTTCGCCTTGGCAAGGTGTGAATTTAGCAGTTGAGGCTTTGGCATTAGTAAATCGAGATTTTCCTGCTTATTTAACGGTGATTGGACAAGGCAAAGACTATCAAATCAAAGCATTAAACCATCTAGCGAAAAAGCTGGGAGTAACAGATAAGCTAACTATTCTAGAACCAATGTCACAAACACAATTGGTGGAATATATCCATACCTCAGATGTAATTTTGGCACCTCTCACACCCAATGATCGCAATCTAGTACAAGGTTGTTGTCCTTTAAAGATTTTAGAGGGAATGGCGACGGGAATA contains these protein-coding regions:
- the psbM gene encoding photosystem II reaction center protein PsbM, coding for MQVNDLGFVASILFVLVPSVFLLILYIQTASREGKKDS
- a CDS encoding FtsW/RodA/SpoVE family cell cycle protein, which gives rise to MGKLNVFTNLRRIIPIFDHSVSSWALEARLLRWLTFIWLFVGLIMLFSASYPVADARQHDGLYYFKRQIIWVLVSLVIFNIIVNLPLRKILGISHWFLILFLLLIFVTLIPGLGKKAFDAARWIAIGPIPIQPSELIKPFLVLQSARLFGQWERVSWRIRLTWLGIFGLVLLGILAQPNLSTTALCGMTIWLIALAAGLPYKYLGGTAFGGVLLAVLSISIKEYQRKRVMSFLNPWADATGDGYQLVQSLLAVGSGETWGSGFGFSQQKLFYLPIQDTDFIFAVFAEEFGFIGGVVLLVLLAIFATLALVVALRAKTPVNRLVAIGVMILMVGQSLLHIGVATGSLPTTGLPLPMFSYGGNSMIASLVSAGLLIRVARESNEAEVVPLRSPNPDNQRQRRRFFQRNNTK
- a CDS encoding glycosyltransferase is translated as MTNTWLIYALGSGWGHLTRALSLGRIAATQRMVTERSRSKVKIITNSPYAQQIDNENCLVHSIPQDVGFSATCLQVQAILRETECDRLIIDTFPRGLGGELADILPELRHIPRILIHRDINPRYITAKQLRSFVRENFDMVIVPGEGKDLPLCDLPNVQHTAPWLIRNAWELSDRITMRSHILKVDQSIKTILICAGGNISELPLFGQLALQLHQNFPECAVRILAATCPQACPEALWISHHPGIECFAAADIVIGGAGYNTVYECAAVGVPLVALAFPRLYDRQKKRACKSYWVQNIDDPISENNLRDIYITVRKLLDQIEPHKHLSLPSYINGAIQAVHQIKSVNS
- a CDS encoding MerR family transcriptional regulator, with protein sequence MQEIYFTSKEAAEITGCTLRQLQYWRDKGVLTPGISDVGNGRTIYYSQSSLVELAAMVYWLSVGLSLDLACETLKNLKYAEPDLFISGKGKRFMLLQETPETALTLVEYDRERAIAFLDAGKPVIPVWLDVIYHQLLQKLEKQAVK
- a CDS encoding 2Fe-2S iron-sulfur cluster-binding protein yields the protein MGNIKFVKENKEIIAADGANLRLKAIQNGIDIYTIFGKMTNCGGYGQCGTCIVEVVEGIDNLSPRTDVENKKLKKKPENYRLACQTLVNGPVSVVTKP
- a CDS encoding photosystem II reaction center protein K, coding for MEAALLLAKLPEAYQIFDPLVDVLPIIPVFFLLLAFVWQAAVGFR
- the tgt gene encoding tRNA guanosine(34) transglycosylase Tgt, with the translated sequence MSDNFSFQCLAQCSQTKARAGVFFTPHGPVETPRFMPVGTLANVKTVTPAQLKDTGAQMVLSNTYHLHIQPGESIVAGGGGLHKFMGWHGPMLTDSGGFQVFSLSEMRKITEEGVTFRSPHDGQIINLTPERSIGIQNTLGADVIMAFDECPPYPATRQEVEAATERTYRWLERCTVAHKRSDQALFGIVQGGVYLDLRSQAALALAKLDLPGYAIGGVSVGEPVELMAQIVQTTAPLLPPDKPRYLMGVGTYREMAIAIASGVDLFDCVIPTRWARHGTAMVQGDRWNLKNAKFREDFAPLDETCPCYACQNFSRAYISHLVRSQEILAYTLLSIHNITELIRFTQKIREAILSDRFATEFGHWLN
- a CDS encoding FHA domain-containing protein, giving the protein MQIQLSWIEPNTEERREPLLETPVAIGQKFQAMPQQSDGQRVSRVVIQDDLIADYHALIDWQNQELMITDQNSSSGIKINGVQLSSCSLKDGDRLEIGSCEIVVSLTAASWECDRMVGFLFKRPCGRTDRTDCPHCNDSYDHDYAYYSEYGYYRSGNWGSRYYDDHERYSYDPETGNVDFTEADSQSLENEKDGDFEKNMDAS
- a CDS encoding universal stress protein, which codes for MIERILLAVSGLGHAEEMLKTLKEVPSIQSAKVTVLHVVPAQSNATAMTEKWEEGGKILANAIQSLNLDPSQVSSILRQGDPKSVVCQVADEIDADLIIMGSRGLKRLQSILSNSVSQYVFQLSSRPMLLVKDDIYVKRIKRIMVAIDNSDSAKNCLNLALFLLRDIQGGQLILANVTTDLRGKSSEVNEITPEKNSVLAAAAAQAERLGIQTRCFISSGKPGEEICRLAEQLSTDLLLLGSPDRRPSVAKNFVDIDRLIGASLSDYVRVNATCPVLLARTVA
- a CDS encoding glycosyltransferase family 4 protein, giving the protein MLIDQPKIAYIAFDTVPAPKGAAIHIAAFAIALATTFPKIQLVTVSPTTNSKEGDEIFAQVMQTILPAIGDNLITRILYFRRLLQVWLQGRRFEVVQIRSIYEGWEIALNKKKYCDRLIFEVNGLPSIELKYRYPDVADDRELLHKLYSQEQICLTAADLIITPSGVTGEYLQSRGVAPEKIRVIPNGVNLNIFTNDEHNHIDLFASPTLKMIYFGTLSPWQGVNLAVEALALVNRDFPAYLTVIGQGKDYQIKALNHLAKKLGVTDKLTILEPMSQTQLVEYIHTSDVILAPLTPNDRNLVQGCCPLKILEGMATGIPVIASDLPVVRELGEDGVHFLLVKPGSAKAIKDAVLQLQNDRELAKQLAINARQRIEKYYTWQRAGEALIAAYAELGIKQSIKV